Within bacterium, the genomic segment GATCAGATCCGCATGTACGAAGACATGGTGCTCATCCGCCGCTTCGAAGAGGGCGCCGCAGAAGCCTATGCGGATGGCCTGATCGGGGGCTTCATGCACCTCTATATCGGGCAGGAAGCGGTTGCAACCGGTGCGATCACCGCGCTGAACCACGACGACTACGCGCTCGGCACCTATCGCGTGCACGCTCACGCTTTGGTGCGGGGTAGCAGTCCGCGTTCACTCATGGCCGAACTCTACGGGCGCGCCACGGGTTGCTGCAAAGGCAAGGGCGGTTCGATGCACTTCTTCGATGCAGAGAAGTACTTCATGGGCGGCTACGGAATCGTCGGCGGGCATCTGCCGATCGCGGCGGGACTCGGACTTTCGATGCAGATGCAGGGCAACGATCGAGTCGTCATGGCGTTCCTGGGAGATGGAGCTTCCAATCAGGGTGTCTTTCACGAATCACTGAACATGGCCAAGCTCTGGGATCTGCCGGTCGTGTTCGTGTGCGAGAACAACTTCTATGGGATCGGTACCGACGTGCGCAATTCGTCGGCCTTCAATGAGATCCACAAGAAGGCCCAGGGCTACGGAATTCCCGGGCACGTCGTCAACGGCATGGATGTGCTGGCCGTTCGCGAGGCTTGCGAGGAAATGGTGCGCCATGTGCGACAGGGTTCCGGTCCGGTGTTGATCGAAGCTCGCTGTTATCGCTACGGAGGTCACTCGATGACCGATGCGGGCAAGTACCGCAGCGTCGCGGAAGCCGAACTCTGGAAGAAACGAGATCCGATCCCGCGGCTTGCCAAGTCGATGCTCGAGGCGGGGATCGTCGATCAAGAGCGACTCGACCAGATTGCCGAGAAGGCGAACGCGACGGTGATCGACGCAATGATGTACGCGGAGGAAAGCCCCGTGCCGGATGCTTCCTCGCTTTACGACGACGTGTACGTGGAGAACCACGGTGCCTGAGATTCGCTACTTCGAAGCGGTCCAGAGAGCTCTGGCCGAAGAAATGACTCGCGACGAACGCGTCTATGTCCTGGGCGAAGACGTCGGGCTCGTGGGGGGGACCTTTCGCGCGACGGAGGGCCTGATGGCCGAGTTTGGCGCGCGCCGCGTTCGCGACACACCGATTGCAGAAGCGGCGATCATCGGGATGGCCATGGGCTCGGCCATGAGCGGACTGCGCCCGGTCGCCGAGTTGATGACTCTGAATTTCGGCATCGTGGCGATGGATCAAATCATCAATCACGTTTCGAAGGCCCGGTATATGTTCGGAGGGCAGGTCAGCTTGCCGATGGTGATTCGCGCTGCGGTAGGGGGCGGCACGCAGAAGTCGGCACAGCACTCCCATTCGGTCGAATCCTGGTTCGTCAACACACCGGGCATCCGCGTCATCGTACCCTCGACTCCCTACGATCTGGTCGGTTTGTTGAAGACCTCCGTGCGCAGCGAAGACCCGATCCTGTTCCTGGAACACGAAGGTCTCTACGGCTCGCGCGGTGAAATCCCGGAAGAGGAATACCTGCTGCCCTTCGGTGTCGCAGAGGTGAAGCGGCCGGGACGTGACGTGACGATCGTGGCCTGGTCGAAGATGGTGCACGAGGCGTTGAAGGCGGCCGAGATACTTTCGCGCGAAGGCATCGAGGCCGAAGTCATCGACCCCCGAACCCTCGATCCGCTGGATATCGACACCATCCTGGGTTCGGTCGCGCGTACGAGGCGCGCCGTGATCGCCGAAGAAGGCTGGCGCAACGTCGGAATGGGCGCCGAGCTGTCTTCCCGTATTCAGGAACACCTTTTCTACGAACTCGAGGCGCCGGTCCAGCGGGTAGCTGCGGCCGACGTCCCGACGCCTTACGCCAAGAACCTGGAAAAACTCGCGCTGCCCGATGCGCAGCGGGTCGTCGACGCGGTGCTCAAGATCACCCTCTGACGATTCTGGAGATCCTCCATGCCCAAGCAGATTCGAATGCCCAAACTCTCGGACACCATGGAGGAAGGGCGAATGCTCGCCTGGCGCAAGAGTGTCGGCGACTCGATCAAACGAGGAGAGATCCTCGCTGAGATCGAGACCGACAAAGCGGATATGGAGTTCGAGTCCTATACCGAGGGCGTCGTTCACTCCCTGCTGGTCGAACCGGGGGCTACCGTCGATGTCGGAACTCTGATCGCGATCATTCGTCTGCCCGGGGAGAGTGACGAAGACATGGCCGCGAGCGACGTCGCTGCGCTCGAAACTCCCGCTAGCAGGGTTTCTGCCAGTAGCGCGCTTCCGGCCGATAGCCCGGTCACGCACGCGGCTGCACCTGTGTCGCTTTCCCCGTCCCGCCCCTCGGGAGGCGGACTTCCACCTGCGGTGTCCGGTGAGCGGATCATGACTCCGTTTGCCTACGACGAGGACCGGCAGCGGGCGACACCTCGCGCAAGACGGCTCGCCGAGGAGAAGTCCATCGACTTGAGCGAGATCGAGGGCAGCGGACCCATGGGTGCGGTGCTTGTTGCCGACCTGGAGTCCTACCTCGCCGAACTCGAAACCCAGGAGCCCGACGTCGACGGAATCCGCGCCACGCCACTTGCGCTGCGCATGGCCG encodes:
- the pdhA gene encoding pyruvate dehydrogenase (acetyl-transferring) E1 component subunit alpha, yielding MYEDMVLIRRFEEGAAEAYADGLIGGFMHLYIGQEAVATGAITALNHDDYALGTYRVHAHALVRGSSPRSLMAELYGRATGCCKGKGGSMHFFDAEKYFMGGYGIVGGHLPIAAGLGLSMQMQGNDRVVMAFLGDGASNQGVFHESLNMAKLWDLPVVFVCENNFYGIGTDVRNSSAFNEIHKKAQGYGIPGHVVNGMDVLAVREACEEMVRHVRQGSGPVLIEARCYRYGGHSMTDAGKYRSVAEAELWKKRDPIPRLAKSMLEAGIVDQERLDQIAEKANATVIDAMMYAEESPVPDASSLYDDVYVENHGA
- a CDS encoding alpha-ketoacid dehydrogenase subunit beta, with product MPEIRYFEAVQRALAEEMTRDERVYVLGEDVGLVGGTFRATEGLMAEFGARRVRDTPIAEAAIIGMAMGSAMSGLRPVAELMTLNFGIVAMDQIINHVSKARYMFGGQVSLPMVIRAAVGGGTQKSAQHSHSVESWFVNTPGIRVIVPSTPYDLVGLLKTSVRSEDPILFLEHEGLYGSRGEIPEEEYLLPFGVAEVKRPGRDVTIVAWSKMVHEALKAAEILSREGIEAEVIDPRTLDPLDIDTILGSVARTRRAVIAEEGWRNVGMGAELSSRIQEHLFYELEAPVQRVAAADVPTPYAKNLEKLALPDAQRVVDAVLKITL